The DNA segment GCAGGTGTACTACTATAAATTAGGAAAAAAGCATGGGGTGAAACAACGTATATTCAAACGTACGCCAATACATGATAATTTCCGTACACAGCAATCACAATTGGATCCTGAATGCAAATATCTGGTTAAAAAGCCTAAAGGCGCAATACATGAGTCAAAAATCACAATACGCTTCTGGATTATGACTATAATACTAGCAGCGCTGACCATAATAACGCTAAAAATGCGGTAATAGAATAAACAATAGTAAACAGATTTATATATGAAAAGAATTGTTATACTAGGAGCTGGTGAAAGCGGCGCAGGAGCTGCTGTACTAGCAAAAAAAGAAGGTCTTGATGTATTTGTTTCTGACATGTCTAAAATCAGCGACAAATATAAGAAACTAATGAATGATCATGACATTGAGTGGGAGGAAGAGCATCACACAAAAGATAAAATACTAAATGCCGACGAAATAATAAAGAGTCCGGGCATACCATTCAGTGCTCCTATGATACAGAAGGTCATCGAGAAAGGTATACATATAATAAGTGAAATAGAATTTGCAGGCAGATATACAGATTCTAAAATGATTTGTATTACAGGCAGCAACGGTAAAACGACTACTACATCTCTTATTTATCATATATTTAAATCAGCTGGATATGATGTTGGTCTTGCAGGCAACATTGGCATAAGTCTTGCACTACAAGTAGCCGAATCACCTCACAAATACTATATCATTGAGCTTAGTTCATTCCAGTTGGACAACATGTACAATTTCCGCGCAAATATAGCTATTTTGCTCAATATAACTCCAGACCATCTGGACAGATATAATAACTGCATGCAAAATTATGTGGATGCAAAAATGAAAATTATTCAGAACCAGACGGAGGATGATTCTTTTATATATTGGAACGATGATCCTATAATCAAGAAAGAATTAAGCAGATATGACATTAAAGCTGTTAAATGTCCATTTGCTGAACTAAAAGAAAAAGGAGCTATCGGATACATAGAAGAAGGAAAATATAAGATAGAAAAGCCTACCCCATTCAATATGGAACAAGAAGAGTTAAGTTTGACTGGCAAACATAATATATACAACTCGCTTGCAGCTGGGATAGCATCTAACATATCAGGAATTAAGAAGGACATCATCAGAAAAAGTCTTAGTGATTTTCCCGGAGTAGAGCACCGCTTGGAAAAAGTAACTAAAGTACGTGGGGTACAATATATCAACGATTCAAAAGCAACGAATGTTGACGCATGCTGGTATGCACTAGAGAGTATGAAAACGCCTGTTATACTTATTCTTGGAGGTAAAGATAAAGGTAATGATTATAATGCTATCAAAGAACTTGTAAAAGAAAAATGTGTTGGACTCGTCTATCTTGGTGCAGACAACACAAAACTTCACAAATTCTTTGACCAAATGGAAATACCTATAAAAGATACTCACAGCATGAAAGATTGTGTGACTGCATGCTATGAAATGGCTAAATCGGGCGATACAGTCTTACTTAGTCCATGTTGTGCCAGCTTCGATCTATTCCATAATATGGAAGACCGTGGCGAACAATTCAAAACATTAGTTAAGAATCTATAGTAAACAACTTATAAAATTTACAAAGTTGAACAAAGCATTAAATAACATATTCAAGGGTGATAAAGTAATATGGATGGTATTCTTTTTCCTTTGTATGATTAGTATAGTTGAGGTATATAGTGCATCTAGCGAACTGACTTACAAAAAAGGTAATTATCTATCACCGATAATTTACCATTGCGCCATACTGGCTGCAGGATTATTTGTAATGGTAATAACCCTTAACATAAAATGCAAATACTTCAAGTTATTCACACCGTTTCTTCTATTCTTGGCATTAACTACACTCATTATAGTGTTTCTGACAGGACACTCTACCAATGGTGCACAAAGATGGATAAGTGTTTTTGGAATGCAATTCCAACCTTCTGAAATTGCGAAAGGTGCGATGATTCTAGCCGAAGCACAAATATTAAGTGCCATGCAAACAGATAATGGAGCTGATAAAAGGGCATTCAAATATATACTGATTGTTGCCGGTTTCATGGTATTACCCATAGCTGTAGAAAACTTATCTACAGCTGTGTTACTCTGCATGGTCATAATAATGATGATGATCATAGGGAGAGTTCCTAAATTGCAGATTGGTAAACTGATGGGTATTATAATGATAATGGTAGCCTTGGCTTTTGCGATAATTATGATTTTCGGTACCGACAAATCGAAAGAAACTTCAAAGACCAATCTTGAAGAACAAGTAGCGCAAAACAAAAAGTCTTCTACTATTGAGAAAATATTTCATAGAGCAGACACATGGAAATCACGAATTAATAAATTCATGAGCGACAAAGAAGTAGCTCCAGAAGATTACGATTTGGACAAAGATGCACAAGTTGCCCACTCAAATATAGCCATCGCATCATCTAATATTGTAGGAAAAGGCCCTGGAAACTCTGTTGAGAGAGACTTTCTGTCGCAGGCATTTTCAGATTTTATTTACGCAATAATTATTGAAGAGATGGGTATTGAAGGTGCTATAATTGTTGCATTTCTATATGTTGTATTGCTATTTAGAACAGGAAGAATAGCAAATAGATGCGAAAACAACTTTCCTGCATTCCTCGCAATGGGACTTGCCCTTATGCTTGTGACACAAGCTATATTTAACATGCTTGTTGCCGTTGGACTAGCACCTGTAACAGGTCAGCCATTGCCCTTAGTGAGTAAAGGAGGAACATCGACAATAATCAATTGCGCATACATTGGCGTAATACTAAGTATAAGCCGTTCTTCTGTAAAAAGAGAGGATGATAAAGAAATTTCTGACGATACCCAAACAGAAGTGAAGCGAAACTCACAAATATGCGAATAAAATCTCACTGAAATTATAAAAAGAGAAAAAAAATAGTTACTTTTGCGAAATAAAAGAGAAAAATATGAACGAAGAATTAAGAATCATAATTAGTGGCGGTGGCACAGGCGGACACATTTTCCCGGCTATATCAATTGCTAATGCAATAAAAGCAAAGCGCCCTAATGCTAAGATTCTATTCGTTGGAGCACTTGGACGTATGGAAATGCAGCGTGTTCCAGCAGCTGGATATGAAATTAAGGGACTGCCTGTATGCGGATTTGATAGAAAAAATCTGCTAAAAAACATCATAGTAATTTACAAACTATGGAAGAGTCAACGCATGGCAAAGAACATTATTAAGGATTTCAAGCCTATGGCTGCTGTCGGAGTTGGTGGATACGCTAGTGGGCCTACTCTAAATCAAGCAGCTAAGATGAAGATTCCATGTCTTATACAGGAACAGAACTCCTATGCGGGTGTAACTAATAAGATACTCGCAAAAAAAGCTAATAAGATATGTGTAGCTTATGATGGGATGGATAGATTCTTCCCCGCTGACAAAATAATAAAAACTGGTAATCCAGTTAGACAAGCTATATTAACAACTACTATCAGCAAAGAGGATGCTATAAAAAGTTTTGGATTAGATCCCGAAAAGAAGACCATATTACTCGTTGGAGGAAGCCTTGGTGCACGTACAATTAACGAGAGCATCTTAAATCACATTGAGATGGTTGAAAATTCAGGGGTTCAATTTATATGGCAAACTGGTAAATATTACAATGCCAGTATAATGGAAGAATTGAAAAAACATAAAGAATTAGAAATGCTACATGTCACTGATTTTATATCAGACATGGGAACAGCATATAAAGCTGCGGATTTAGTTATAAGCAGAGCTGGAGCAAGTAGCATATCTGAGTTCTGCCTGATCGGCAAACCCGTAATTTTAGTTCCTTCGCCTAATGTTGCAGAAGATCATCAGACTAAGAATGCATTAGCATTAGTCATGAAGGACGCTGCATTATATGTAAAAGACTCTGAAGCATCCAAATCACTACTTGGAATAGCAATAGATACGGTGAAAGAAAACGAAAAACTTAATCAACTTAGTAACAATATATTAAAATTAGGATTACCTAATTCTGCAGATATCATAGCCAATGAAGTAATAAAAATGGCTTTGCAAAAATAAAATTATGGAAATTAAAGATATTAAATCAGTCTATTTTGTAGGTGCTGGTGGCATTGGAATGAGTGCTATAGCACGCTATTTCATCAATAGAGGAATGGTTGTTGCCGGATATGACAAGACCGAATCAGAACTAACTAAACAGTTAGAAAAAGAAGGAATGTTAATTCATTACGAAGAAGATATAAATGCAATTCCTCATGCATGCAAAGATGTAAAATCGACACTAGTAATTTACACGCCGGCCATCCCTGCAAAACACAAAGAACTAGAATTTTTCAAAAAAGGAAATTTTGAAATTGAGAAAAGAGCACAAGTTTTAGGAACTCTTACACGCACCCATAAAGGATTGTGTGTTGCTGGAACACATGGAAAGACAACTACATCTACAATGGCTGCACATATATTGCACCAAAGCCATGTAGATTGCAATGCGTTCTTAGGTGGTATATCTAAAAATTACGGGACAAACTACATTTTAAGTGATACAAGCGATTATGTCGTTATTGAAGCAGACGAATTTGATAGATCTTTCCACTGGCTTCGCCCTTATATGACCGTAATAACAGCTACAGACCCAGACCATCTGGACATTTACGGAACAAAAGAAGCTTATCTTGAAAGTTTCCGTCATTATACGACACTCATACAAGATGGTGGTGTTCTGATTATACACAAAGGACTCGAAATGAAAGATGACATCTCTAAAGGTGTTAAAAAATACGATTATAGCCTAGATGAAGGTGATTTTCATGCTGAAAACATTTTAATCGAAAATGGAGAGATCACGTTTGACTTCATTTCTCCTATTGAATCTATCAAAAATATAAGTCTTGGACAACCAGTACCTATTAATATTGAAAACGCTATAGCAGCAATGGCATTAGCGCAATTGAACGGATGCACTGCTGAAGAGATAAAATATGGAATGAAGACATACGCAGGTGTAGATCGCCGCTTTGACTTTAAGATTAAAAACGACAATATAGTATTTTTAAGCGACTATGCACATCATCCAAAAGAGATATACCAAAGTGCGAAAAGCATACGCGAACTATATAAAGACAAGAAAATTACTGCTATATTCCAGCCTCATCTATATACACGTACAAGAGACTTCTATAAAGATTTTGCATCAAGTCTAAGTATCTTAGATGAAGTTATACTTTGCGATATATATCCAGCACGAGAAAAACCTATTGAAGGTGTAACATCAAAGCTTATATATGACAATCTAAAAGAAGGTGTTAAAAAAGAAATGATACATAAAGAGGATGTTCTGGATTATATAAAAAACCATGACTTCGAAGTCCTTTTAGTACTTGGAGCAGGTGATTTGGATAATTACGTTCCACAAATGACGAAAATTTTGAAAGAGAAATATAACTAAATGACTCTAAACTGGAAAAAATCAATTATAATCGTACTTGATATTGTAATTGCAATATACTTAGTATTCGCTATTACGTCGTTTAATAAACCGAGCGATAAAAATAGATTGTGTACCAAGGTTGGTATCAATATCTGCGATGATGTAACTGATGGTTTCCTAAGTGCAGCGGAAATAAGGAATATACTTATAAAAAAGAATTTATATCCACTAAACCGTCAAATGCAGAATTTAGATATAAGAACTATTGAAGATGTTTTAAGACACAGTCCTTTCGTCAAATCTGCACAATGCTATAAAACAGAAGATGGACATGTATGTATAAACATCAAACAAAGGACACCTGTAATAAGAATTAAAAGTATAAATGGAGACGATTATTATTTGGACGACCAAGGTGGTATAATGCCGAATACTAGATACGTTTCAAACTTAATCATCGCAACAGGATACATACCAAGATGGTATGCTTGTAAGATATTAAAGCATGTGGCAAATCATATCAACCACGATAACTTTTGGAAAAACCAGATAATGCAAATTAATATTCTACAGGATCTAAGTGTTGAAATTGTACCACGCGTAGGCGATCATATAGTATATCTAGGCAGACCCACATATATACAAGACAAATTATCACGACTGGAAAAGTTTTATAAATATGGTTTGAATCAAGTAGGATGGAATAAATATTCTTATATCGACCTTGAGTTTAGCAACCAAATAATATGCAAGAAAAAACAAAATATATAAACTAGTATGGCAGCAAAGGAATTTATCGTAGCTATTGAATTAGGTTCATCAAAGATGACAGGAATAGCCGGAAGGAAAAATCTTGACGGCAGCATAACCGTGCTTGCTGTTGCCACAGAGGAATCTTCCTCTTTTATACGCAAAGGCGTGGTTTACAATATAGATAAGACAGCACAATGTCTTACCAATATAGTTAAAAGACTGACGAATACTCTTAAGATCAGCATTAGTCAAGTATATGTTGGTGTTGGGGGTCAATCGATACGTAGCATAAAGAATACTATCTCAAAAGAGTTACCTGCTGAGACAAAAGTCACCAAAGAAATGGTTATCGAGTTGATGGATGCTAACCGAAACATGAAATATCCTGAACAAGAAATTCTGGATGCTGCCGAGCAAGAATATATGGTAGATTCTCAACTACAGTTAGATCCTGTAGGTATTGAATGCAGCCACCTAGAAGGGAACTTCCTCAATATTATGTCGCGCAAGACGTTCTATCGTAACTTGAATAAATGTTTCGACGCTGCAGGTATAAATGTTGCAGAAATGTTTCTTGCTCCTTATGCGTTAGCAGATAGTGTACTAACAGAAGCTGAAAGACGTTCTGGATGTGCGCTTGTTGATATTGGTGCTGACACAACAACAGTTTCAGTTTACTTCAAAAATATATTACGTCATCTGGCAGTTATACCTTTAGGAAGCAACAATATCACAAAGGATATAGCATCCCTGCAAATGGAAGAGGAGGAAGCTGAAAAGATGAAGCTAAAATATGCATGCGCATTCACAGACAATAGTGAGATAGACAGCACTCTTATGCTTCCTATTGATCAAGATAGATCTGTCGAAAGCAGAAAATTCATAGAAATAACAGAAGGCAGACTTGAAGAAATAATCGAAAACGTTTGGTTCCAAATACAATCATCTGAATATGATGATAAACTTTTAGGAGGTATCATATTGACCGGTGGGGGTTCAAACCTAAAGGATATAGATAAAGCATTCATGAATCACTCACATGTAGACAAAATTCGTATTGCAAAATTCGTATCACAAACAATTGACTCCACTAATCCTATTATAAACGAGCATAATGGCATGATGAACACAGTACTAGCCTTACTTTCAAAAGGGGATATTAACTGTGCTGGAGATGAAATAAATGCAAATGGAGACCTTTTTTCTGCTCAACATCCTACTACGATACAGACCGATATCCATATAAAGGCACGGCAGGCTACAGAAACAGCTCCTGGAGTAGTACGCACAGAAGCTGAAAAACAAAAGGCGGAAGAAGAAGCTCTAAAAAAGAAGGAAGCTGAAGATGAAGCTAATAGAATTGCTGCAGAAGAAGAAAGAAGAAAAATTGCAGAAGTCAAAAAGAAAAACAGCATAATAAACAAAGCTGGGAAAAAGCTCAAAAACTTCTTCGAAAGTATTATAAAAGAAGACGAGTAAATTTATATATTGTTTAATATTGAAAACTTACTAAAATGGAAGAAAATAACAAAGCAGATGTATTGGATTTCGGTGAGCCTGAAAAAGAGCATAGCATAATAAAAGTTATCGGTGTAGGTGGTGGAGGCGGTAATGCTGTAAACCACATGTACCGCGAAGGGATACATGATGTTTCTTTCGTGTTGTGTAATACAGACAATCAAGCACTCAACGACTCGCCTGTTCCTGTCCATGTTCAACTGGGAAAGGAAGGACTTGGTGCAGGAAATAAACCAGAAAAAGCCCGTCAGGCAGCTGAAGAAAGCATCGAAGATGTACGCGAAATGCTTGGTGACGGAACAAAGATGGCATTTATTACAGCAGGAATGGGGGGTGGCACAGGTACTGGCGCAGCTCCTGTAATAGCAAGCGTATCTAAAGAGCTCGGCATACTTACTGTAGGTATTGTCACAATACCATTTCGCTTTGAAGGAGATAAAAAAATAGATCAAGCATTAGATGGTGTTGAAGAAATGTCTAAGCACGTTGATGCACTACTAGTTATAAATAATGAGAGGCTACGAGAGATTTATCCTGATCTTACAGTACTTGATGCATTTGGAAAGGCAGACGACACCCTAAGTGTAGCAGCGAAGAGTATTGCCGAAATTATAACTGTACACGGTTTAATTAACCTAGACTTCAACGATGTTAAGACTGTATTGAAAGATGGTGGTGTCGCTATAATGAGTACAGGCTACGGTGAAGGTGAAGGTAGAGTAAAGAGAGCCATTGAAGACGCATTGAATTCTCCTTTGCTAAATGACAATGATATATTCAACTCAAAGAAGATTCTTTTATCTATATCATTCTGCAGTGAAAAACAAGGACAAAGCAGTCTGATGATGGAAGAAATGAATGACGTGGATGATTTCATGAAAAAATTCGGAACCGGATTTGAAATAAAATGGGGACTTGCAACCGACCCTGACCTAGGAGCTAAAGTAAAAGTAACCATTTTAGCTACCGGATTTGGGATAAAGGACGTTTCAGGAATGGATTCTCACCTCAAGAAACATTCACAAGAAGAGGCAA comes from the Xylanibacter oryzae DSM 17970 genome and includes:
- the ftsZ gene encoding cell division protein FtsZ, which translates into the protein MEENNKADVLDFGEPEKEHSIIKVIGVGGGGGNAVNHMYREGIHDVSFVLCNTDNQALNDSPVPVHVQLGKEGLGAGNKPEKARQAAEESIEDVREMLGDGTKMAFITAGMGGGTGTGAAPVIASVSKELGILTVGIVTIPFRFEGDKKIDQALDGVEEMSKHVDALLVINNERLREIYPDLTVLDAFGKADDTLSVAAKSIAEIITVHGLINLDFNDVKTVLKDGGVAIMSTGYGEGEGRVKRAIEDALNSPLLNDNDIFNSKKILLSISFCSEKQGQSSLMMEEMNDVDDFMKKFGTGFEIKWGLATDPDLGAKVKVTILATGFGIKDVSGMDSHLKKHSQEEANRRAEEEEKAAERQDRRHRYYGKEADNRVYKRRPHIFIFRNEDLDNDDVISAVESTPTYKRTRDVLDSIRSQASGNGEEVNSDEEPKRGPIQGTIKFA
- the murG gene encoding undecaprenyldiphospho-muramoylpentapeptide beta-N-acetylglucosaminyltransferase, with the protein product MNEELRIIISGGGTGGHIFPAISIANAIKAKRPNAKILFVGALGRMEMQRVPAAGYEIKGLPVCGFDRKNLLKNIIVIYKLWKSQRMAKNIIKDFKPMAAVGVGGYASGPTLNQAAKMKIPCLIQEQNSYAGVTNKILAKKANKICVAYDGMDRFFPADKIIKTGNPVRQAILTTTISKEDAIKSFGLDPEKKTILLVGGSLGARTINESILNHIEMVENSGVQFIWQTGKYYNASIMEELKKHKELEMLHVTDFISDMGTAYKAADLVISRAGASSISEFCLIGKPVILVPSPNVAEDHQTKNALALVMKDAALYVKDSEASKSLLGIAIDTVKENEKLNQLSNNILKLGLPNSADIIANEVIKMALQK
- the murD gene encoding UDP-N-acetylmuramoyl-L-alanine--D-glutamate ligase → MKRIVILGAGESGAGAAVLAKKEGLDVFVSDMSKISDKYKKLMNDHDIEWEEEHHTKDKILNADEIIKSPGIPFSAPMIQKVIEKGIHIISEIEFAGRYTDSKMICITGSNGKTTTTSLIYHIFKSAGYDVGLAGNIGISLALQVAESPHKYYIIELSSFQLDNMYNFRANIAILLNITPDHLDRYNNCMQNYVDAKMKIIQNQTEDDSFIYWNDDPIIKKELSRYDIKAVKCPFAELKEKGAIGYIEEGKYKIEKPTPFNMEQEELSLTGKHNIYNSLAAGIASNISGIKKDIIRKSLSDFPGVEHRLEKVTKVRGVQYINDSKATNVDACWYALESMKTPVILILGGKDKGNDYNAIKELVKEKCVGLVYLGADNTKLHKFFDQMEIPIKDTHSMKDCVTACYEMAKSGDTVLLSPCCASFDLFHNMEDRGEQFKTLVKNL
- a CDS encoding cell division protein FtsQ/DivIB; the encoded protein is MTLNWKKSIIIVLDIVIAIYLVFAITSFNKPSDKNRLCTKVGINICDDVTDGFLSAAEIRNILIKKNLYPLNRQMQNLDIRTIEDVLRHSPFVKSAQCYKTEDGHVCINIKQRTPVIRIKSINGDDYYLDDQGGIMPNTRYVSNLIIATGYIPRWYACKILKHVANHINHDNFWKNQIMQINILQDLSVEIVPRVGDHIVYLGRPTYIQDKLSRLEKFYKYGLNQVGWNKYSYIDLEFSNQIICKKKQNI
- the murC gene encoding UDP-N-acetylmuramate--L-alanine ligase, which encodes MEIKDIKSVYFVGAGGIGMSAIARYFINRGMVVAGYDKTESELTKQLEKEGMLIHYEEDINAIPHACKDVKSTLVIYTPAIPAKHKELEFFKKGNFEIEKRAQVLGTLTRTHKGLCVAGTHGKTTTSTMAAHILHQSHVDCNAFLGGISKNYGTNYILSDTSDYVVIEADEFDRSFHWLRPYMTVITATDPDHLDIYGTKEAYLESFRHYTTLIQDGGVLIIHKGLEMKDDISKGVKKYDYSLDEGDFHAENILIENGEITFDFISPIESIKNISLGQPVPINIENAIAAMALAQLNGCTAEEIKYGMKTYAGVDRRFDFKIKNDNIVFLSDYAHHPKEIYQSAKSIRELYKDKKITAIFQPHLYTRTRDFYKDFASSLSILDEVILCDIYPAREKPIEGVTSKLIYDNLKEGVKKEMIHKEDVLDYIKNHDFEVLLVLGAGDLDNYVPQMTKILKEKYN
- a CDS encoding FtsW/RodA/SpoVE family cell cycle protein, whose product is MVFFFLCMISIVEVYSASSELTYKKGNYLSPIIYHCAILAAGLFVMVITLNIKCKYFKLFTPFLLFLALTTLIIVFLTGHSTNGAQRWISVFGMQFQPSEIAKGAMILAEAQILSAMQTDNGADKRAFKYILIVAGFMVLPIAVENLSTAVLLCMVIIMMMIIGRVPKLQIGKLMGIIMIMVALAFAIIMIFGTDKSKETSKTNLEEQVAQNKKSSTIEKIFHRADTWKSRINKFMSDKEVAPEDYDLDKDAQVAHSNIAIASSNIVGKGPGNSVERDFLSQAFSDFIYAIIIEEMGIEGAIIVAFLYVVLLFRTGRIANRCENNFPAFLAMGLALMLVTQAIFNMLVAVGLAPVTGQPLPLVSKGGTSTIINCAYIGVILSISRSSVKREDDKEISDDTQTEVKRNSQICE
- the ftsA gene encoding cell division protein FtsA, whose protein sequence is MAAKEFIVAIELGSSKMTGIAGRKNLDGSITVLAVATEESSSFIRKGVVYNIDKTAQCLTNIVKRLTNTLKISISQVYVGVGGQSIRSIKNTISKELPAETKVTKEMVIELMDANRNMKYPEQEILDAAEQEYMVDSQLQLDPVGIECSHLEGNFLNIMSRKTFYRNLNKCFDAAGINVAEMFLAPYALADSVLTEAERRSGCALVDIGADTTTVSVYFKNILRHLAVIPLGSNNITKDIASLQMEEEEAEKMKLKYACAFTDNSEIDSTLMLPIDQDRSVESRKFIEITEGRLEEIIENVWFQIQSSEYDDKLLGGIILTGGGSNLKDIDKAFMNHSHVDKIRIAKFVSQTIDSTNPIINEHNGMMNTVLALLSKGDINCAGDEINANGDLFSAQHPTTIQTDIHIKARQATETAPGVVRTEAEKQKAEEEALKKKEAEDEANRIAAEEERRKIAEVKKKNSIINKAGKKLKNFFESIIKEDE